A stretch of DNA from Temnothorax longispinosus isolate EJ_2023e chromosome 2, Tlon_JGU_v1, whole genome shotgun sequence:
attatttcatttttatataaaagatcgGATGTACAAATATCACTCTTCTCTTAactttaatattgcaataCGTGCAATAAAGTTtgtgatttatattaaagctaCAAAATCAGTTAGGCTTGCTTAGATCTCTCTAAATCTTTAACCAGATAATGGCGAAATAAATTCGCGATTAGATAATTGAATAGTTACACGATTACAGCATAGTAATTACTATTGTTGCGTCAAAATTATTCAATGTGATTTTTCCAGAATACATTGTGCATATTGCTCATTACCTCTTACATGAGCTGTTCATCTAATAtcaataaatctaaaatatctgGTGCCTTGTAGgctattaaaattatcgttaACACGATCTCTACCACGTAATATTATGAACAATGACTTATAAAAGAGAAGacgaagaaattaaagaatagcgaaaaataacgaaatttcGCTTGTGaccttaaaaaataatcagatgcaaaaaaatattcattaacatattctttattgAGAATGTTTCAAACTATAGATTGCTAGCCATATCCCCAAAAATGAGCgtctgatattaaaataatcttctaTGGCATTACGCTGCAAAGTTTCTCATCTAATGCTTTGCGGCCTCGTTAAAGATTTAGAGAAATCTAAGCAAGCCCAACTGTTTGTAgctttaatacaaattataaactttattgcacatattgcaattttaaagtTTGAATAAGATTGATATATCTGTGTATCCAACCTTTCACatcaaaatgaaatatttttttgcatgtTAGTAAGTGCAGATAGTTAACATTTCTTTCAGGATGTTACATGTACAGTTAGTAATAAGTTACATACGCATTACTAACTACATATGTAACATCCTGATTGTGTATTTGTGATTTCCAAATCCTccacaaaaagaaaaaataggaTATTAAACGGAGGACACATTTATACCTTGccaatattacaaattatttcaaaataaggcCTAATATCACAAGGTACTAAACACGTCACATAAGACGATCTTATCATTCTTCGTCACTTATCGTTAGCCCCCAATCGGTACCAATCATCATCAGACGCATCTCGTCAAACACATCACTTAAACTATATCTTCGTTTCAGTCttgtatacgtaatatttaatatgaatataattttagagaaCATGTCCGGATCATAGACCGATCTAGCTGTGTTAGTCAAGTCAAATGGCTCTATAATATTGCAATAGTGTAGATAAATGTCatgaaaagtaatattttcgggtattttttacttcaatataaagaatattcatTTACCTTCGATACATAGATACTTCCATTGATAAGGATCATTTTTGGATGATTGCACCATACGACATTCTTCTTTTGGTATTTTGCTTGCTAAACGTACGGATATCGCATATTGGCTGAAGCTAATTTAATGGCAAGAGTTAAATGTCTGTCTATCAAAGTATCATCTAGATATtctataatgtttatatttgaAGTTACTTACTCAAATTCAacataatatttgaaaaattcaaatagtAATTCCCCAAGAGATTGATGATTCTCAGGCAAACGATTGGACGGTGGAATATTCAAATCCTCatgaatattgatattataaatatccgCATCCGGCCTAAATTTGTTTGCAAATATTGAATGCAAACATGGCAAAACAGGAGGATTGGTCCCACCTATTAAAGCAATACTCATATTCTAATATTGCAGAATAATCGGGACGCAAAAGAGAAACAGCAATAAAAAGTTTGTGGCATACATACATTGTAAGAAATGTATAACCATGAGGACTAAAGAGTAACTGGACAATGTCCTACATTTtggattattgatattatgCCATTGAGCCCAAAGTTTAACGACGAGCGCTAATGGTTTTACTCTCCAGTCAACTGTaaagaacatttatataaatagtgattaaaatatttttttcaatacatatatactttcaaatatatgcatacacaaaagttattattaaacttaCGTTTTGAATAACAATATAGTAGATGCGCGTTCTTGATGCAAACAGAATTATTACAATTCATATCAACTTTAAATTTCCGTGCTACATCAAAGAATGTTATAATGGGTACTTTTGCGTGTATCATTTCGAGTTGGTCAACGAAATCTGGATACAaagaatgagaaaaatattgtaaaaaataaaattattatcattgaaCGATACAAGTGCATACaagtacattaaaataagtttttacaTAAGAATgttatgcaatatttataaattttacacacCACTTTGTTTAAGATGCTTTAGCACTTCCAGTAAATGTTCTATAGCTATACATCTTACATCCAATTCAGTGTGTTTCACTAAAAGACACACGTCGACGTCGCTATCATTTGAACCAAACCCATTCATTGTTGAACCAGCCAAAAATACACAACAATTTGGATATAAAGTCTAAaaccattatttttttaatatatatgagtaaatagtaaatatgatattaatatgttattttgaattttgttttcAAACATATCCTGGCAATATTTGACTTAGCAATATTTAGCTAtatcaagttttatttcgCTTGTTcactctcttcctctctcttatACTTTACCTTAATATATGTGTTGAGATGCTTCCACAgcatcattttctttttataagtaaCTTCAGTTTGCTGATGCGTAATAAATTTACGCCAAACTTGTTCGGACAAATCATCCCATGATGATCCAGTAACAAGATTCTTTGGCACAGAAGTTACTTGTAATAAATGAGATCTAGCAAGAAATCTATCAGGGGCGGCATTACATCCAGGAAACATATCGTAATGCGATACTTCAGAATATTTACGATTTCGTGGAAATCTTTGTGAAGCTGCATTTTCATTCTTTCCTggaaataaattctaattaatttgaagtaaattattttttactgcattttataatttcaatatctagtatattaacatatattattagatagaaaaaaaacttatatataccTAAATATCTTCTCCTGTTCTGATAATTTTGCACATGTGATCTCGGAGTAGAATTAGTAGTATCGTAATTACTGTTGGATCGTTGGGTTGGATAAAACTGATGTGCAGAGGCACTTGAAATTAAACCATCTgctgtattattatatgttctaTTATCTGGATGTGTTTTATGATGCTTtttgctaaaaatttaattgattaaagatttagat
This window harbors:
- the LOC139809076 gene encoding poly(A) RNA polymerase gld-2 homolog A isoform X2 — its product is MYHTVFPSQMMVQIMGGHQTNGQCPPAQNHTLHINGVNALHQSDFPQYGPNISGHNRHRTIQTGSPLDLLQLIGVDVPSLRRIEYMQSNNNSSSINWERRINTSNNSSIIPFSNYNFKPTNPNSTKKPSWNNRNSRRSSYRNFSKYEAYNSDSGFSSRSPTPNKHYIDNSLTESSDERDSTSSVRGQWLNKKHHKTHPDNRTYNNTADGLISSASAHQFYPTQRSNSNYDTTNSTPRSHVQNYQNRRRYLGKNENAASQRFPRNRKYSEVSHYDMFPGCNAAPDRFLARSHLLQVTSVPKNLVTGSSWDDLSEQVWRKFITHQQTEVTYKKKMMLWKHLNTYIKTLYPNCCVFLAGSTMNGFGSNDSDVDVCLLVKHTELDVRCIAIEHLLEVLKHLKQSDFVDQLEMIHAKVPIITFFDVARKFKVDMNCNNSVCIKNAHLLYCYSKLDWRVKPLALVVKLWAQWHNINNPKCRTLSSYSLVLMVIHFLQCGTNPPVLPCLHSIFANKFRPDADIYNINIHEDLNIPPSNRLPENHQSLGELLFEFFKYYVEFDFSQYAISVRLASKIPKEECRMVQSSKNDPYQWKYLCIEEPFDLTNTARSVYDPDMFSKIIFILNITYTRLKRRYSLSDVFDEMRLMMIGTDWGLTISDEE
- the LOC139809076 gene encoding poly(A) RNA polymerase gld-2 homolog A isoform X1, encoding MYHTVFPSQMMVQIMGGHQTNGQCPPAQNHTLHINGVNALHQSDFPQYGPNISGHNRHRTIQYNNRRVNDINMTGSPLDLLQLIGVDVPSLRRIEYMQSNNNSSSINWERRINTSNNSSIIPFSNYNFKPTNPNSTKKPSWNNRNSRRSSYRNFSKYEAYNSDSGFSSRSPTPNKHYIDNSLTESSDERDSTSSVRGQWLNKKHHKTHPDNRTYNNTADGLISSASAHQFYPTQRSNSNYDTTNSTPRSHVQNYQNRRRYLGKNENAASQRFPRNRKYSEVSHYDMFPGCNAAPDRFLARSHLLQVTSVPKNLVTGSSWDDLSEQVWRKFITHQQTEVTYKKKMMLWKHLNTYIKTLYPNCCVFLAGSTMNGFGSNDSDVDVCLLVKHTELDVRCIAIEHLLEVLKHLKQSDFVDQLEMIHAKVPIITFFDVARKFKVDMNCNNSVCIKNAHLLYCYSKLDWRVKPLALVVKLWAQWHNINNPKCRTLSSYSLVLMVIHFLQCGTNPPVLPCLHSIFANKFRPDADIYNINIHEDLNIPPSNRLPENHQSLGELLFEFFKYYVEFDFSQYAISVRLASKIPKEECRMVQSSKNDPYQWKYLCIEEPFDLTNTARSVYDPDMFSKIIFILNITYTRLKRRYSLSDVFDEMRLMMIGTDWGLTISDEE